From Halotia branconii CENA392, the proteins below share one genomic window:
- a CDS encoding SDR family NAD(P)-dependent oxidoreductase, which produces MNIFSGKVTLVTGGASGLGEGLCEELSRRGARVVITDINKEAAHLLAKRLQQTGGNVEAVSLDVTNPESVAEVISTVIKSYGRIDYVFNNAGIAVGGEFQELDLVTWQRVVDVNLLGVVYVMYTAYKQMMSQGSGHIVNIASMYGLMPGPLCAPYVATKHALAGLTQSVASEAKNLGIKMTLVCPGYIDTNLFKSGAYGKSVNAEQIKTRIPLKFIDVPTAVKNILRGVESGQLIVAFPRYVHLFWWIYRLSPQLSLLINKLIIRNQRQHSNSPI; this is translated from the coding sequence ATGAATATTTTTTCTGGCAAAGTGACCTTGGTAACGGGTGGTGCCTCTGGCTTGGGGGAAGGTTTGTGTGAAGAGCTTTCGCGGCGCGGTGCTAGAGTTGTAATTACTGACATTAATAAAGAAGCTGCACACCTACTAGCAAAGCGTTTGCAGCAAACAGGGGGAAATGTAGAAGCTGTCAGTTTAGATGTGACAAACCCAGAGTCTGTTGCAGAGGTTATCAGTACCGTTATAAAGAGCTACGGGCGTATCGACTATGTATTTAATAACGCTGGCATTGCAGTGGGTGGAGAATTTCAAGAACTAGATTTAGTTACTTGGCAACGTGTCGTAGACGTTAATCTACTAGGTGTTGTGTATGTCATGTACACAGCCTATAAACAGATGATGTCCCAGGGTAGTGGTCATATTGTAAATATCGCTTCTATGTATGGCTTGATGCCTGGCCCTTTGTGTGCGCCTTATGTGGCAACTAAACATGCTTTGGCTGGTCTGACCCAATCTGTAGCATCCGAAGCAAAAAACCTTGGTATTAAAATGACACTCGTATGTCCTGGCTATATTGATACCAATCTTTTCAAAAGTGGTGCATACGGCAAAAGTGTTAATGCCGAACAGATTAAGACTCGTATTCCTTTAAAGTTTATTGATGTACCGACTGCGGTCAAAAATATACTACGTGGGGTAGAAAGTGGACAGCTAATTGTAGCCTTTCCCAGATATGTGCATCTATTTTGGTGGATATATCGCCTGAGTCCACAGTTGTCTCTACTTATCAATAAGTTGATTATTCGTAACCAGCGCCAACATTCTAACTCCCCTATCTAA
- the pbpC gene encoding penicillin-binding protein 1C yields MKINLRSLLKTKLNFKTSKVILSLLLICLVVRLLPYFAPIRTADIVQNQLAMQFSDRNGLPLGTLLTRDQEHTAVVPLNQVSPQFIQAILAAEDGSFYQHGALDIKAIFRAIKEAIHAKRIVSGASTITMQLARMLDQVPRNLLGKVQEIWLSWRLTAGMNKDEILAAYINRLPMGGNIYGVEAAARTYFSIPASDLNLAQASLLAAIPNNPTYFNPYEHWERLKQRQQYVLNQMVMDGYVTEAIAERISTEKVVFQSRQKGIIAAPHFLFWLANQITPTKEQSLIRTTINRSLQQFVETQVQQVIASLNTNNVHDAAALVIDNHTGEVLAYVGSPDYFNEAKLGRNDGVQALRQPGSTLKPFVYELALEKGVIRPNTILADVPAHYAIPGAKLYSPTDYTETFLGPVRVRVALANSLNVPAVRVLEKVGVQTFLERLHQLGFTHLNQTPEYYGLGLTLGSGEVSLWELASAYVTMARQGEATPLLTTFSDSSKENCQHPHTPTNADKSICGSWFPNRTTWQLITDMLSDSHARATAFGVDSVLNLPFPAAVKTGTSSNFRDTWTVGFTTDYTVATWVGNFNGEPMRQVSGVTGAAPLWNRIMLHLHEHQEPAAFVPPENLIQLPICASSGLQPTPECTSVVQEYFYPEDKVAYANQHDFNLPSEYNDWLAKQPQSNLVFSNLRIVSPHNGDLFLLYPGEEGQQKLELKLAGTKSGPVEWWLNNEKLATQSANSLFWHLRPGNWTLEARSGQMSDKVNFQVKVATFKPTRRGFSL; encoded by the coding sequence ATGAAAATAAATTTGCGATCGCTGCTCAAAACTAAGCTAAATTTTAAAACTAGTAAAGTTATTTTAAGTTTGCTGTTAATATGTCTCGTCGTGCGCTTACTGCCTTATTTTGCACCAATTCGTACCGCAGATATTGTTCAAAATCAGCTGGCAATGCAGTTTAGCGATCGCAATGGTTTACCATTAGGCACATTACTCACCCGTGACCAAGAGCATACAGCAGTAGTACCACTAAATCAAGTTTCTCCCCAGTTTATTCAGGCTATTTTAGCCGCCGAAGATGGTAGCTTTTATCAGCATGGTGCGTTGGATATCAAAGCAATTTTTCGCGCCATCAAAGAAGCCATCCACGCCAAAAGAATTGTCTCCGGTGCTTCTACTATTACTATGCAATTGGCGCGGATGTTAGATCAAGTTCCCCGCAATCTTTTAGGCAAAGTTCAAGAAATTTGGTTATCTTGGCGGTTAACAGCCGGGATGAATAAAGATGAAATTTTAGCAGCTTATATTAATCGCTTGCCAATGGGAGGAAATATCTATGGTGTAGAAGCCGCAGCCCGGACTTATTTTTCTATCCCAGCTAGTGATTTAAATCTTGCCCAAGCTAGTCTTTTGGCGGCTATTCCCAATAATCCTACGTATTTTAATCCTTATGAACATTGGGAAAGGTTGAAACAACGCCAGCAATACGTCCTTAATCAGATGGTAATGGATGGGTATGTAACTGAGGCGATCGCAGAGCGAATATCCACAGAAAAAGTCGTGTTTCAGTCACGCCAAAAGGGAATTATTGCTGCACCACACTTTTTATTTTGGTTAGCGAATCAGATTACCCCCACCAAAGAACAATCTTTAATTCGTACTACTATCAATCGTTCTTTGCAGCAGTTTGTTGAAACCCAAGTACAACAGGTAATCGCTTCTCTCAATACTAACAACGTCCACGATGCAGCAGCTTTAGTAATTGACAACCACACAGGCGAAGTTTTGGCTTATGTCGGTTCGCCTGATTATTTTAATGAAGCAAAACTAGGACGCAATGATGGAGTCCAAGCCCTACGTCAACCAGGATCTACTTTAAAACCTTTCGTCTATGAATTAGCTTTAGAAAAAGGTGTAATTCGCCCAAATACCATTTTGGCAGATGTTCCTGCTCACTACGCTATTCCTGGGGCAAAACTTTATAGCCCTACAGACTACACCGAAACTTTTTTAGGTCCTGTGCGGGTGCGTGTGGCTTTGGCAAATTCTTTAAATGTGCCAGCAGTGCGAGTATTAGAAAAAGTCGGTGTGCAGACTTTCTTAGAACGTTTACATCAGTTAGGATTTACCCACCTCAATCAAACTCCAGAATATTATGGTTTGGGGTTGACTCTCGGTAGTGGTGAAGTTAGTTTATGGGAATTGGCTAGTGCTTACGTGACAATGGCGCGACAAGGAGAAGCTACGCCATTGCTAACTACTTTTAGCGATTCTTCAAAAGAAAATTGCCAGCACCCACATACGCCGACAAACGCCGATAAATCTATCTGTGGTTCTTGGTTTCCCAACCGCACAACATGGCAATTAATCACTGATATGCTCAGTGACAGTCATGCCCGTGCTACAGCTTTTGGTGTAGACTCAGTGCTAAATTTACCCTTCCCTGCTGCTGTCAAAACTGGCACTTCTTCTAATTTTCGTGATACTTGGACTGTCGGCTTTACTACCGATTACACAGTAGCCACTTGGGTAGGTAATTTTAATGGCGAACCAATGCGACAAGTTTCGGGAGTTACAGGTGCAGCACCGTTATGGAATCGGATTATGCTACACCTGCATGAACATCAAGAACCCGCAGCTTTTGTGCCTCCAGAGAATTTGATACAATTACCAATCTGTGCAAGTTCGGGATTACAACCAACGCCAGAATGTACATCAGTAGTACAAGAATATTTTTACCCTGAAGATAAAGTTGCTTACGCAAATCAGCACGATTTCAATTTGCCATCAGAGTATAACGATTGGTTAGCCAAACAACCACAATCAAATTTGGTTTTTAGTAATCTGAGAATTGTATCTCCGCATAATGGCGACTTATTTTTGTTATATCCCGGTGAAGAGGGACAGCAAAAATTAGAGTTGAAGCTAGCAGGAACTAAATCTGGGCCTGTAGAGTGGTGGCTGAATAATGAAAAGTTAGCGACTCAATCAGCTAATTCTTTATTTTGGCATTTGCGTCCCGGTAACTGGACTTTGGAGGCTAGAAGCGGCCAAATGAGTGACAAGGTAAATTTTCAAGTCAAGGTAGCTACTTTTAAACCTACACGCCGGGGGTTTTCACTATAG
- a CDS encoding AGE family epimerase/isomerase, with protein MEYNFKDLTELYKNALFNDVLPFWEKHSLDWQQGGYFTCLDRQGKVYDTDKFIWLQNRQVWTFSMLCNQLEKRENWLSIARNGANFLAQHGRDSDGNWYFALTREGRPLVQPYNIFSDCFAAMAFSQYALASGEDWAKDVAMQAYNNVLRRQDNPKGKYNKTYPGTRPMKSLAVPMILANLTLEMEWLLSTETLENVLAATVQEVMNDFLDQEQGLMYENVAPDGFHIDCFEGRLINPGHGIEAMWFIMDIAHRKNDTKTINQAVDVVLNILNFAWDNEYGGLYYFMDADGHPPQQLEWDQKLWWVHLESLVALAMAYHLTGREACWEWYQKMHDYAWSHFADSESGEWFGYLNRRGEVLLNLKGGKWKGCFHVPRALYLCWQQFVMLSAKTV; from the coding sequence ATGGAATACAACTTTAAAGACCTGACTGAACTTTACAAAAATGCCCTTTTCAACGACGTACTACCATTTTGGGAAAAACACTCCCTTGATTGGCAACAAGGCGGTTATTTCACTTGTTTAGACCGTCAGGGTAAAGTTTATGACACAGACAAATTTATCTGGTTACAAAACCGCCAAGTGTGGACTTTTTCCATGCTGTGCAACCAGCTAGAAAAACGTGAAAATTGGCTATCCATTGCTAGAAATGGTGCTAATTTCCTCGCACAACATGGTCGAGATAGTGATGGTAACTGGTACTTTGCCTTGACCCGTGAAGGTAGACCCTTAGTTCAGCCTTACAATATCTTTTCGGACTGCTTTGCAGCGATGGCATTTAGCCAATACGCCCTAGCTTCTGGCGAAGATTGGGCTAAGGATGTGGCCATGCAAGCTTACAATAATGTTTTACGCCGCCAGGATAACCCGAAAGGTAAATATAATAAGACTTATCCTGGCACACGCCCTATGAAGTCGTTAGCTGTGCCAATGATTTTAGCTAACTTGACTTTGGAAATGGAATGGTTGCTATCGACTGAAACCCTAGAGAATGTCTTGGCTGCGACTGTTCAAGAAGTGATGAACGATTTTCTTGACCAAGAACAGGGATTAATGTACGAAAACGTTGCCCCTGATGGTTTCCACATTGATTGTTTTGAAGGAAGGTTAATTAACCCCGGTCATGGCATCGAAGCTATGTGGTTTATTATGGACATTGCCCACCGTAAAAACGACACCAAAACTATTAACCAAGCCGTTGATGTGGTACTAAACATCCTTAATTTTGCTTGGGATAATGAATACGGTGGGCTATATTACTTTATGGATGCAGACGGTCATCCTCCCCAACAACTAGAATGGGATCAAAAGCTGTGGTGGGTTCACCTAGAGTCTTTGGTGGCATTGGCAATGGCTTATCACCTGACCGGACGTGAAGCGTGTTGGGAATGGTATCAAAAGATGCATGATTACGCTTGGTCACACTTTGCGGATAGCGAGTCTGGTGAATGGTTTGGCTATCTTAATCGCCGTGGAGAAGTGTTATTAAATCTCAAAGGCGGTAAATGGAAGGGCTGCTTCCACGTACCCCGTGCGCTTTATCTTTGTTGGCAGCAGTTTGTAATGTTGAGTGCAAAGACGGTTTAA